In a genomic window of Candidatus Flexicrinis proximus:
- a CDS encoding pentapeptide repeat-containing protein, with protein MREAKMRGADLSGKEMANADFEDADLSGANLSDTDANHASFNNANLRGANLQNANLTYANFEDANLERANLQGAT; from the coding sequence ATGCGGGGCGCGGACCTCAGCGGCAAGGAGATGGCAAACGCCGACTTCGAGGATGCCGACCTGTCAGGCGCAAACCTGTCGGATACCGACGCCAACCATGCCAGCTTCAACAACGCGAATTTGCGCGGGGCAAACCTGCAGAACGCCAACCTGACCTACGCGAACTTCGAGGATGCTAACCTTGAGCGCGCCAATCTGCAGGGCGCGACCTGA
- a CDS encoding pentapeptide repeat-containing protein, which yields MRARISRSQREARQFQGANLSGATFEEAEIGGADFPEAILTNVTLPDGEMYRRPEDLDKFGARY from the coding sequence TTGAGGGCGCGAATTTCCCGAAGTCAGCGCGAAGCGCGTCAATTTCAGGGCGCAAACCTCAGCGGCGCCACTTTCGAAGAGGCGGAGATCGGCGGCGCCGACTTTCCGGAAGCCATCCTGACCAATGTCACGCTCCCGGATGGCGAGATGTATCGGCGGCCGGAAGACCTCGACAAATTCGGCGCGCGCTACTAA